A window from Lactiplantibacillus pentosus encodes these proteins:
- a CDS encoding 4-hydroxyphenylacetate 3-hydroxylase N-terminal domain-containing protein has translation MHTIEQLDDGRAVYLNGKRINVAEVPIFRKTLALNNQYYDLQRTHSAVHTYQENGKNYDIAFKVPRTVDDLRQKHQAYQEIAQSNSGMLGRTPDFLNTGMAVLAERADFLGHNQYADFADNARNYAKWVKANDIFISHALQNPQLNRQRAINAIPSGYAGVHTVERNQDGIFVSGAKMVNTMAPIADDLLIFNPPELLLEPGDTSYAVAFATPLNNPGVKIICRKLLDHPGYTTVDYPLSNLLDEIDAYIIFDHAFIPWSKVFVDNNVEMSNRFFIDSGMFIHTSHQDEVRGITKLELATSLAIRVAHVLGLDGFLGVQEKLGRLTANLELIKGTITRSEDQGHLDQFGIYTPSLQALQAVRSTLPSYYDQALRVTQHLAAGSMVGTPGYAEFDGDNATILKQALTTDRATATERTRLLNLAFDLTSAGFGQRQLMYEYYHGGDLMRIRSQHYQHADLTAGNHMLDSLLAEHVD, from the coding sequence ATGCATACTATTGAACAGCTCGACGATGGCCGCGCGGTGTACTTAAATGGCAAACGGATCAATGTCGCTGAGGTGCCTATCTTTCGCAAAACCTTAGCGCTGAACAATCAATATTACGATTTACAGCGCACTCATTCTGCAGTACACACCTATCAGGAAAATGGCAAAAACTATGATATTGCGTTTAAGGTCCCGCGTACGGTTGATGATTTACGTCAAAAGCACCAAGCTTATCAAGAAATCGCTCAAAGTAACAGTGGAATGCTGGGACGCACACCGGATTTTCTCAATACTGGTATGGCGGTTCTTGCCGAACGGGCAGATTTTCTAGGCCATAATCAATATGCTGACTTTGCGGACAATGCTCGAAATTACGCCAAATGGGTCAAAGCCAACGACATCTTTATCAGCCATGCCCTTCAAAATCCACAATTGAATCGGCAACGCGCCATCAACGCGATTCCATCTGGTTATGCCGGCGTTCATACAGTCGAACGTAATCAAGATGGCATCTTCGTTTCCGGTGCCAAGATGGTTAATACGATGGCGCCGATTGCAGATGATTTATTGATTTTTAATCCTCCAGAACTGTTGCTCGAACCAGGTGACACAAGTTATGCGGTCGCCTTTGCAACGCCTTTGAACAATCCAGGAGTCAAAATCATTTGTCGTAAGCTATTAGATCATCCAGGCTATACCACCGTTGACTATCCGCTAAGCAATCTGCTAGACGAAATTGACGCGTATATTATTTTCGACCATGCTTTCATTCCGTGGTCAAAAGTTTTTGTAGACAATAACGTCGAAATGAGTAACCGCTTCTTTATTGATTCCGGTATGTTTATTCATACCTCTCATCAAGATGAGGTGCGCGGTATTACAAAGTTAGAATTAGCAACCAGTCTCGCCATTCGGGTCGCTCACGTCTTAGGACTGGATGGCTTCCTTGGTGTTCAGGAAAAGCTCGGACGTTTAACGGCTAACCTTGAATTAATTAAAGGTACGATTACACGCTCAGAGGATCAGGGCCACTTAGATCAATTCGGCATTTATACCCCTAGTCTTCAAGCACTACAAGCTGTTCGATCCACCTTACCGTCCTACTACGATCAAGCCCTCCGCGTCACACAGCACCTAGCAGCAGGCTCCATGGTTGGTACCCCTGGCTATGCAGAATTTGATGGTGATAACGCCACGATTCTAAAACAGGCGCTGACAACTGACCGGGCAACAGCCACAGAACGTACGCGCCTTTTGAACTTAGCATTTGATTTAACAAGTGCTGGCTTTGGGCAGCGTCAGCTAATGTATGAATACTATCACGGTGGGGATCTAATGCGCATTCGTTCCCAACACTATCAGCATGCCGATTTAACAGCCGGTAATCATATGCTCGATTCGTTGCTTGCAGAACATGTCGATTGA
- a CDS encoding tyrosine-protein phosphatase, giving the protein MEPITNLRSLGGHRNRQHQVVRDGLLYRSGQLDHLTTAQINYLASTLKITRIVDMRSRDERQRFPDVTWAQVDYQVLDVLAQVTQNDASLQTMITSTGAVHDRMVQLYEQLALDATARASYRQFIQALLVPNEPLLFHCFAGKDRTGVGAALFLKILDVSETQIMADYLLTNEARAAANQQILQQYAAQMSPDQQRAVNEALVVDEDYLTHYFEVVQEHYGTFDAYLYTGLGLTAAELQRLRQLYLTD; this is encoded by the coding sequence ATGGAACCAATTACGAATCTGCGCTCATTAGGCGGTCATCGTAACCGCCAGCATCAAGTAGTTAGGGACGGATTGCTCTACCGCTCAGGACAACTAGACCACCTGACAACGGCGCAAATCAATTACTTGGCATCGACACTTAAGATAACGAGAATCGTGGACATGCGCAGTCGAGATGAGCGCCAGCGATTTCCAGACGTGACTTGGGCGCAAGTCGATTACCAAGTTCTGGATGTGTTAGCGCAAGTGACGCAAAACGATGCTAGTTTACAGACGATGATAACCAGTACGGGTGCGGTACACGACCGCATGGTTCAGTTATATGAACAGTTGGCGTTGGATGCAACGGCCCGGGCAAGTTATCGGCAGTTTATTCAGGCCCTATTAGTTCCTAACGAACCGTTACTTTTCCACTGCTTTGCTGGCAAAGACCGAACGGGAGTCGGCGCGGCCTTGTTTTTAAAGATCTTGGATGTGAGTGAGACCCAAATCATGGCGGATTATTTATTGACTAATGAGGCGCGGGCAGCTGCAAATCAGCAGATCCTACAACAATACGCCGCCCAAATGTCGCCTGACCAACAGCGGGCAGTCAATGAAGCGTTAGTGGTGGATGAAGATTATTTGACGCACTACTTTGAAGTGGTTCAGGAGCACTACGGAACCTTTGACGCATACTTGTACACCGGTTTAGGCTTGACTGCAGCAGAGCTACAACGGTTGCGACAGCTGTATTTGACGGATTAG
- a CDS encoding EamA family transporter: MKKIAPIFVGLGAISFGVPASLFKIARREGVANGPLLFWSFLSAVVILGVIQLVRHARLKGQATSWKQIGLVIAAGTASGFTNTFYIQALKLIPVAVAAVMLMQAVWLSTLLGAVIHHRRPSRLQTVSIVLVLLGTILAAGLFPITQALSLWGLLLSFLAACSYACTMQFTASLGNNLDPLSKTWLLCLGAFILIAILWSPQLITAPTTPATVGWGVLIALFSMVFPLVMYSLFMPYLELGIGPILSSLELPASIVVAFVLLGETVDWVQMVGVVVIITAVVLPNVLNRRRARP; this comes from the coding sequence GTGAAGAAAATCGCGCCCATTTTCGTGGGACTCGGGGCGATTAGTTTTGGTGTGCCGGCATCGTTGTTTAAAATTGCGCGGCGAGAAGGGGTGGCTAATGGCCCCTTGCTGTTCTGGTCATTCCTTAGCGCAGTCGTTATCTTAGGTGTTATTCAATTAGTTCGACACGCACGTTTAAAAGGCCAGGCAACGAGTTGGAAGCAAATTGGCCTGGTGATTGCGGCAGGAACGGCATCAGGGTTTACTAATACCTTTTATATTCAGGCACTGAAACTTATCCCAGTTGCCGTGGCTGCGGTGATGCTGATGCAGGCAGTCTGGTTGTCGACGCTGCTAGGGGCAGTCATTCATCATCGGCGCCCCTCACGACTACAAACGGTCAGCATTGTTTTGGTATTGCTAGGCACGATTTTAGCTGCTGGCCTGTTTCCGATTACGCAAGCACTCTCACTATGGGGCTTGTTGCTTAGCTTCTTGGCCGCTTGCTCATATGCTTGTACGATGCAGTTCACAGCTAGCTTAGGCAATAACCTCGACCCGTTATCGAAAACGTGGTTGCTGTGTTTGGGTGCTTTCATACTCATTGCCATCTTGTGGTCGCCGCAATTGATTACCGCACCAACCACGCCAGCAACGGTCGGTTGGGGTGTGCTAATTGCACTCTTTTCCATGGTTTTCCCGTTGGTCATGTATTCACTATTCATGCCATACTTGGAGCTAGGCATTGGGCCAATTCTTTCTTCGTTGGAATTGCCAGCTTCGATTGTCGTGGCATTTGTATTATTAGGTGAAACCGTTGATTGGGTTCAGATGGTAGGAGTTGTTGTCATCATTACGGCTGTTGTTTTACCGAATGTGTTGAATCGACGCCGAGCTCGACCGTAA
- a CDS encoding GTP-binding protein: MKQIVAGMIAHVDAGKTTLSEALLYRSGALRQLGRVDNGDAFLDTDTLEKQRGITIFSHQANLKYNNLDLTLLDTPGHVDFATQTEQVLSVLDYAILVISATDGVQGYTRTLWRLLARYHVPTIIFINKMDAPGTDTAHLMAQVQQTLSPGCVAFNTVEANATATESPTVPDAAMEDIAMQNDDVLADYLETGTIDDETIRHMIQRREIFPCYFGAALKLTGVDDLMTGLDHWTLPKPAAAEFGAQVFKITHDEQGERLTWVRVTGGALHPKDVVLGAQKVNQLRIYSGTKYETQSVVNAGTVCVITGLTKTYPGQGLGAAADGQQPLMQPVLTYALDPQSEDLHACLTALRQLEDEDPQLHVTWSESLQELRVQVMGTIQLEVLQQLLKDRFQLTVQFGTGSILYQETITAPIEGVGHFEPLRHYAEVHLLLEPAPRGSGLHFAADCSLEVLGRNWQHQVLSNLKAKTQRGVLVGAPLTDVNVTLISGRASIVHSVGGDFREATWRALRQGLMMLRQRGACQLLEPWYRFRLEVGQDQVGRAMTDIQRMNGEFDAPVANTSVATDGTELTTITGVAPVAAMQDYSQTVRAYTHGQGQLECVVDGYRPCHNADEVIADEQYVPTADLENTPDSVFCAHGAGYPVAWDQVPEMAHVAYRDLKTD; encoded by the coding sequence ATGAAACAAATTGTAGCGGGAATGATTGCCCACGTCGACGCTGGTAAAACGACGCTATCAGAAGCGCTACTTTACCGTTCTGGGGCGCTGCGGCAATTAGGTCGTGTGGATAATGGCGATGCCTTTTTGGATACGGACACGCTTGAAAAACAGCGGGGCATCACGATTTTTTCGCACCAAGCTAATTTAAAATATAATAATCTTGATTTGACATTACTAGATACGCCGGGACATGTCGATTTTGCGACACAGACCGAACAAGTCCTATCCGTCTTGGATTACGCAATTCTGGTCATCTCAGCGACCGATGGCGTTCAAGGCTATACGCGAACTTTATGGCGATTATTAGCGCGCTATCACGTGCCGACCATCATCTTCATCAATAAGATGGACGCGCCTGGAACGGATACAGCGCACTTGATGGCGCAAGTTCAACAGACCTTATCGCCTGGTTGCGTCGCCTTTAATACGGTTGAAGCCAATGCGACGGCTACTGAATCGCCGACGGTTCCAGATGCGGCAATGGAAGACATTGCGATGCAAAATGACGACGTTTTGGCCGATTACCTTGAAACGGGGACGATTGATGATGAGACGATTCGACACATGATTCAGCGCCGCGAGATTTTCCCCTGCTACTTTGGTGCGGCCTTGAAATTAACGGGTGTCGATGACCTCATGACCGGGTTGGACCACTGGACATTGCCAAAACCAGCTGCGGCTGAGTTTGGCGCTCAGGTGTTTAAAATCACGCATGATGAGCAGGGCGAACGGCTAACCTGGGTCAGAGTCACTGGCGGTGCGTTGCATCCTAAAGACGTGGTACTGGGCGCGCAAAAAGTCAATCAACTGCGCATCTATAGCGGGACGAAGTATGAGACCCAATCAGTGGTCAATGCAGGGACGGTCTGTGTGATTACTGGGCTAACCAAGACGTATCCTGGTCAGGGATTGGGCGCTGCAGCGGATGGGCAACAACCGCTGATGCAACCGGTCTTAACGTACGCACTCGATCCGCAGTCCGAGGACTTGCATGCTTGTTTGACGGCACTACGACAACTTGAGGATGAAGACCCGCAACTACACGTCACCTGGTCGGAATCGTTACAAGAATTACGGGTACAAGTGATGGGCACGATTCAACTAGAAGTGTTGCAACAGTTGCTCAAGGACCGGTTTCAACTAACGGTTCAGTTTGGTACCGGCAGTATTTTGTATCAAGAGACGATTACCGCACCAATTGAGGGAGTTGGCCACTTTGAACCGTTGCGGCACTATGCAGAGGTGCACTTGTTGCTAGAACCGGCACCCCGGGGCAGTGGCTTGCACTTCGCTGCCGACTGTTCCTTGGAAGTCCTCGGTCGCAATTGGCAACATCAAGTCTTATCTAACTTAAAGGCAAAGACGCAACGGGGCGTACTGGTTGGGGCGCCACTGACTGATGTCAACGTGACCTTGATCAGCGGTCGGGCTAGCATCGTCCATTCAGTCGGAGGCGACTTCCGCGAAGCAACGTGGCGCGCTTTGCGTCAGGGATTGATGATGTTGCGGCAACGAGGGGCCTGTCAGCTGTTAGAGCCATGGTATCGTTTCCGATTAGAGGTTGGTCAAGACCAGGTAGGCCGGGCAATGACGGACATTCAACGGATGAACGGCGAGTTCGATGCACCGGTCGCAAATACTAGTGTTGCAACGGATGGCACGGAATTGACCACGATTACCGGCGTGGCGCCAGTCGCAGCGATGCAAGATTATTCGCAGACGGTGCGGGCCTACACGCATGGTCAGGGCCAATTGGAGTGTGTGGTGGATGGCTATCGGCCGTGTCATAATGCTGATGAGGTCATTGCAGATGAACAATATGTCCCAACTGCAGACTTGGAAAACACGCCTGACTCCGTCTTTTGCGCACACGGTGCGGGTTATCCGGTGGCTTGGGATCAGGTGCCGGAGATGGCGCATGTGGCGTACAGAGACTTGAAAACTGATTAG
- a CDS encoding ASCH domain-containing protein: MNAQTFFEQAKTSLNLPASTTLQSAYQFGSDADTLAHLVLTGRKTATTSAYDLYEPDEPLPQVGAYDVILDAHDQPVCVTHTDQVTITPYRDVDATHAYLEGEGDRTYDYWRRVHDDFFSQEYASEHQTFDPQTAQMVLERFHVIYPVQ, from the coding sequence ATGAACGCACAAACTTTTTTCGAACAAGCTAAAACCAGTTTAAACTTACCAGCCAGCACTACCTTACAGAGTGCCTACCAGTTCGGCAGTGACGCCGATACTCTGGCACACCTCGTCCTAACTGGCCGTAAAACCGCAACGACTAGCGCTTACGACCTGTACGAACCCGACGAACCACTCCCTCAAGTGGGTGCTTACGATGTCATTTTAGATGCGCATGATCAACCCGTCTGTGTGACACACACCGACCAAGTCACGATTACCCCTTACCGTGATGTCGACGCAACTCATGCCTACCTTGAAGGTGAAGGCGACCGCACTTATGATTACTGGCGCCGCGTCCATGACGACTTCTTTTCTCAGGAATATGCAAGTGAACATCAGACTTTTGACCCCCAAACTGCACAGATGGTCTTGGAACGGTTTCATGTGATTTATCCAGTGCAGTAA
- a CDS encoding AAA family ATPase, protein MKIELKKITIEHIKNVANGSIDFFHKDKPLNIVGVYGANGSGKTTLVDAIALIKQIVEIGLIGSQADYQHDLVDLIDFTQNQPAHVRIVLATDQADVTYDVTLRRTAQRLVIDDEQIRYKANQKGGRTRTLLHYQRGFSWSDDIPIPLKDLTKTVQRKIRVPKNMVDLRVLSELVDERADSFFFNKNMLKLLTTTDIFSDQLLTVLKVFKQFALNLAVYSSKISGQIYSDIFLPLSFSVDQAFGLVPIPTDSTKNISAELYEVGVKVFAQINEVLPVLVPDLTISLAKKEVTTNQKGDEILTVEAVAHRGTHHFPLRCESDGIKKIISILSTLINTYNHENIIAVIDELDAGIYEYLLGELVSVMSDRAKGLLIFTSHNLRPLEVLPYHKIIFTTMNASNRYITIKNIKATNNLRDVYLRAIQLGGMDESIFNHNNEINIKRAFRRAGRV, encoded by the coding sequence ATGAAAATCGAACTCAAAAAAATAACCATCGAACATATCAAGAATGTGGCGAATGGGTCGATTGATTTTTTCCATAAAGACAAGCCACTGAACATCGTTGGTGTGTACGGGGCGAATGGGTCCGGCAAAACAACGTTGGTTGATGCGATTGCGTTGATCAAGCAAATTGTTGAAATTGGTCTAATTGGTAGCCAAGCTGATTATCAACATGATTTAGTGGATTTGATTGATTTTACGCAGAATCAGCCAGCACACGTTCGGATTGTTTTGGCAACTGATCAGGCGGATGTCACCTATGACGTTACTCTGCGTCGAACGGCTCAGCGGTTAGTCATTGATGATGAGCAGATTCGATATAAAGCCAACCAAAAAGGGGGCAGGACGCGGACTTTGCTGCATTACCAACGCGGCTTTTCTTGGAGTGACGATATCCCAATCCCCCTCAAAGACCTGACCAAAACGGTTCAGCGCAAAATTCGAGTGCCGAAGAATATGGTCGACTTACGGGTGCTCAGTGAGTTAGTTGACGAACGGGCGGATTCATTTTTCTTCAATAAAAATATGTTGAAACTCCTAACGACTACCGACATTTTTTCGGACCAGCTGTTGACCGTGTTGAAGGTATTCAAGCAATTCGCATTAAACCTGGCTGTCTACTCGAGCAAGATTTCTGGACAAATTTATTCGGATATTTTTTTACCATTGAGCTTTTCCGTCGATCAGGCATTTGGCTTAGTGCCGATTCCAACTGATAGCACTAAAAACATTAGCGCTGAATTATACGAGGTGGGAGTCAAAGTTTTCGCGCAAATTAACGAAGTGTTGCCGGTGCTCGTCCCCGACCTCACCATTTCATTAGCGAAAAAAGAAGTGACCACGAATCAAAAAGGCGACGAAATCTTGACTGTTGAAGCGGTTGCCCATCGTGGCACACACCATTTTCCATTACGTTGTGAGTCGGATGGCATTAAGAAAATCATCTCGATTTTAAGTACACTAATCAACACGTATAATCATGAAAATATTATTGCTGTGATTGATGAACTAGATGCAGGTATTTATGAATACTTGTTGGGGGAACTAGTCAGCGTGATGTCGGATCGTGCAAAGGGACTGCTGATTTTTACATCGCATAATTTGCGCCCGTTAGAGGTTTTGCCATATCACAAAATTATTTTTACAACGATGAACGCCAGTAATCGGTATATTACGATTAAAAATATCAAAGCAACGAATAACTTACGTGATGTTTATCTGCGTGCGATTCAACTTGGCGGAATGGACGAGAGTATCTTTAATCATAATAATGAGATCAATATTAAGCGGGCGTTTAGGAGAGCTGGTCGAGTTTAG
- a CDS encoding type 1 glutamine amidotransferase, which yields MRINVLQHTPNEGPGMIADWAHAHGHTMYVYHPYQFGVLPTADETEMLVILGGPMSPNDDLPWIKQERDLIQQLLDQDVPMFGACYGAQQISKTLGYPVTKAPAKEVGWAPVARQSTVIPGIPAAMSVLHWHEEMFEIPAGATLLFSSDAVRNQGFVMNHRVVGLQFHFEPAADNVREMVVNDYRYIAGSVLDQSAKTILQTPIPPENKDILYTILDYITA from the coding sequence ATGCGAATTAACGTACTGCAGCACACTCCAAATGAAGGGCCAGGAATGATTGCTGATTGGGCGCACGCCCACGGCCATACAATGTATGTCTATCATCCGTACCAATTTGGTGTACTCCCAACGGCGGATGAGACGGAAATGCTCGTTATCCTGGGCGGTCCGATGAGTCCAAACGATGACCTGCCATGGATCAAACAGGAACGGGACTTGATTCAACAATTACTGGACCAGGATGTCCCGATGTTTGGGGCGTGTTATGGTGCCCAACAAATCTCGAAAACCTTGGGCTACCCGGTCACGAAGGCACCAGCCAAGGAAGTCGGTTGGGCACCGGTTGCTCGTCAAAGTACGGTCATTCCAGGTATTCCGGCGGCAATGTCGGTCTTACACTGGCACGAGGAAATGTTCGAAATCCCAGCCGGGGCAACGTTGTTATTTTCCAGTGACGCCGTCCGAAATCAAGGCTTTGTCATGAATCATCGAGTCGTTGGCTTGCAGTTTCATTTTGAACCCGCAGCTGACAATGTGCGTGAGATGGTCGTCAATGATTATCGCTATATCGCCGGTTCAGTTTTAGACCAATCAGCGAAGACAATCCTACAAACGCCGATTCCACCCGAAAACAAAGACATTTTATATACTATTTTGGATTACATCACGGCTTAA
- a CDS encoding DEAD/DEAH box helicase, which translates to MMVTPLADFQSLLSAPASSGGASGHWSEEEKLSIFRSLFKGRDDVYAKRYFNKRAGRYVYSPATRFKDGRPMRDKTLPLTDNVIKDHLNGKQFIGIYPLLKDDTTNFLVIDIDKSNWQMIIKSLKKVASQQGVPVFIECSQSGNGGHLWVFFEHTLTAKLARQLGQQLLERAMAINPEISFAAFDRLFPNQDTMPSGGYGNLIAAPLQLERLRQGRSAFIDENFKPYRDQWAYLSTVTKISEKQVQDAIIALASKNTFRLFNEISQTQPDLLADKTFKTMGKIKIIRREQLFLDSHNLTHKQIMTLCWMATFSNPEFYIKQRQRRSTWNSPRYISLATQDSKRYPGYLGLPRGIENLLVEKIPEITWTDKTTNGRSLHVTFTGELFAEQQLAQQSMLRGNMGVLSARTGFGKTVIAASMIAERAVSTLIIVNNLELAEQWQKQLNQFLEIDDDPWTEYTPTGRKRRKQKIGTYYGSRKNTSRLVDIANIQTLARLDALPEFLSHYGMVIIDEVHHVAARTFDEVVSQVPAKYIYGLSATPYRRDGWQPNIFMRVGDIAYQTAKVDERSLLTTKRSLMVRMTNLGELTSNIMANNSLNQNQDAIMNNSDRNQQIIADVRHNYKQGRHIIVLTRRVAHVHQLEDVFKEQYADVKIFVLLGKQKKKNRETVIEINNYQGPYVLLTTTQYAGEGFDVKSLDTLLLAMPVSYKGSVEQYLGRLNRGLDHKSELRVYDYVDIFVPMLARMYRKRLATYKNLHYQIIQNKELGVQLQNGQLGYRELNAELNKSQRTIVIAVSTKQIGLRKLINKLDNKKIVLVLPRSMRPYYQDLSSVKIIECEATFNVIIIDDEVVWYDYSDIVAKRSEAVSLRFSSHELAKRFSKVLLKTSINLFGGTDEPESE; encoded by the coding sequence ATGATGGTAACACCACTAGCAGATTTTCAAAGTCTCCTAAGTGCACCAGCTAGTTCAGGTGGTGCTAGCGGACACTGGTCTGAGGAAGAAAAACTATCCATTTTTCGCAGTCTATTCAAAGGCCGTGACGATGTTTATGCTAAACGCTATTTTAATAAAAGAGCGGGGCGGTACGTCTATAGTCCTGCGACACGTTTCAAGGATGGTCGACCGATGAGGGATAAGACGTTGCCATTAACGGATAATGTCATAAAAGATCATTTAAATGGTAAGCAGTTTATTGGCATTTATCCACTTTTAAAAGATGATACGACTAATTTTTTAGTTATTGATATCGATAAATCAAATTGGCAGATGATTATTAAATCATTGAAAAAAGTGGCAAGTCAGCAGGGTGTGCCTGTTTTTATTGAATGTTCCCAGTCTGGAAATGGTGGACACTTGTGGGTTTTCTTTGAACACACGTTGACTGCTAAACTTGCGCGACAATTGGGTCAACAATTATTGGAGCGAGCAATGGCAATCAATCCAGAGATTTCTTTTGCAGCATTTGACAGATTGTTTCCTAATCAAGACACAATGCCCAGTGGTGGGTACGGCAATCTTATTGCGGCGCCATTACAGTTGGAACGATTAAGGCAAGGAAGAAGTGCTTTTATAGATGAAAATTTCAAGCCATATCGAGATCAATGGGCCTACTTATCGACTGTAACTAAAATATCAGAGAAGCAAGTTCAAGACGCTATAATAGCACTTGCATCGAAAAACACATTTCGGCTATTTAATGAAATAAGCCAAACTCAACCGGATTTACTGGCTGATAAGACGTTTAAAACGATGGGGAAAATCAAAATTATTAGGCGTGAACAATTGTTTCTTGATAGTCATAATCTAACACATAAACAAATTATGACGTTATGTTGGATGGCAACCTTTAGTAATCCTGAGTTTTATATAAAGCAACGTCAGCGCCGCAGTACTTGGAATAGTCCACGATATATCTCATTGGCGACTCAGGATTCTAAGCGCTATCCGGGCTATTTGGGTTTGCCACGTGGCATTGAAAATCTCTTGGTTGAAAAAATACCGGAAATTACGTGGACTGATAAGACGACTAATGGCAGATCATTGCATGTTACTTTTACAGGTGAATTATTTGCGGAACAACAGTTGGCACAACAATCAATGCTACGAGGAAATATGGGAGTCTTATCTGCTAGAACAGGCTTTGGTAAGACAGTCATTGCTGCTAGTATGATTGCTGAGCGTGCTGTTAGTACGTTAATCATTGTCAATAATCTTGAATTGGCTGAGCAGTGGCAGAAACAACTTAATCAATTTTTGGAGATTGATGATGATCCTTGGACGGAATATACACCTACAGGACGTAAGCGTCGAAAGCAAAAAATTGGTACTTATTACGGTAGCCGTAAGAATACCAGTCGTTTAGTAGATATAGCCAATATTCAAACATTAGCCAGACTAGATGCTTTACCAGAATTCTTATCCCATTATGGGATGGTGATCATCGATGAGGTTCATCACGTTGCTGCGCGCACTTTTGATGAAGTGGTCAGTCAAGTACCTGCAAAGTATATTTATGGTTTATCAGCAACGCCTTATCGCCGAGATGGCTGGCAACCGAATATCTTTATGCGAGTTGGAGACATTGCTTATCAAACTGCTAAAGTTGATGAACGTTCTTTATTAACCACGAAGCGTTCCTTGATGGTTAGAATGACCAACCTTGGTGAATTAACAAGTAATATAATGGCTAATAATAGTTTGAATCAGAATCAAGATGCCATCATGAATAATTCGGACCGAAATCAGCAGATTATAGCAGATGTCCGACATAATTATAAGCAGGGGCGGCACATCATCGTTTTAACTCGCCGAGTGGCCCATGTTCATCAACTAGAAGACGTTTTTAAAGAACAGTATGCTGATGTAAAGATATTTGTATTACTAGGAAAACAAAAGAAGAAGAATCGAGAAACAGTTATTGAAATAAACAATTATCAAGGCCCATATGTATTATTGACAACAACTCAGTATGCGGGCGAAGGCTTCGACGTCAAAAGCCTCGATACACTGTTACTAGCAATGCCAGTCTCCTATAAAGGAAGTGTTGAGCAGTATCTAGGACGCCTGAACCGAGGATTGGATCATAAATCAGAACTTAGGGTATATGACTATGTTGATATTTTTGTTCCGATGCTTGCGCGAATGTACCGAAAACGATTAGCAACTTATAAAAATTTGCACTATCAGATTATTCAGAATAAAGAATTAGGTGTGCAATTACAAAATGGACAGCTGGGATATCGTGAATTGAATGCAGAATTAAACAAGTCACAACGTACTATCGTGATAGCTGTATCAACTAAACAGATTGGTCTACGTAAATTGATTAACAAACTTGATAACAAAAAAATAGTTTTAGTCCTTCCTAGGTCGATGCGGCCGTATTATCAAGATTTAAGTAGTGTGAAGATAATTGAATGTGAAGCAACATTTAATGTCATCATTATTGATGATGAAGTTGTTTGGTATGATTATTCTGATATAGTCGCAAAGCGTTCAGAGGCTGTTTCATTGCGCTTTAGTAGTCACGAGTTGGCTAAAAGATTCAGCAAAGTATTATTAAAAACGTCAATTAATTTATTTGGCGGCACGGATGAACCAGAAAGTGAGTGA